The Desulfotignum balticum DSM 7044 sequence AGGTCAGCGGGTAGCGCCTTTCAAAGCCCAGAACATGTCCAATAATTCCGGCATCACCCCGGAAGGCCTGGAGATCGGCCGGGCACAGATCGTTCAGGCCGAGGCGGCCCGGATCGCACCCCATGTACACATGAATCCCATTTTGTTGAAACCGTTTGGAGACAAACAATCTCAGGTCGTTCTGAACGGAAAGGTTCACGGCAACCACACAGCCATGGATTACCATACCAGAAAAGCATTTTATTTTGAAAAAGCGTGTCAGGCGTTTGACGCCCTGGCTGCCGGATATGACCGCATCGTTCTGGAAGGGGCCGGATCCTGTGCCGAAGTCAACCTCATGGACACGGACATTGTCAATTTCCCCATGGCCCGATATGCCGATGCCGATGTCATTTTAACCGCAGACATTCACCGGGGCGGGGTCTTCGCCCAGGTGGTGGGGACCCTGGCCTGCCTGCCGGATGATTATCGTGACATGGTCAAAGGGATCATTATCAACCGGTTCCGGGGAGATATCGATTTGTTCAGACAAGGCATGGCTTGGATTGAACAGCACACCGGCAAACCGGTTTTAGGGGTGTTGCCCTGGTATTCTCATTTTAAAATTGATGCCGAAGATTCGGTTGAAATAGAAAAAATAAATGATTTCAAGTTATTAGAAAAAAACATTCCTGCTGTTGCTATCTTAAGACTGCCCCACATCGCCAATTTCACCGATTTTCATGCCCTGGCCAGAATCCATGGCCTGCAAACGGTTTTCATTGATTCGCCAAAACAGCTGGACCGGTTTACCGCCATCATCATTCCGGGTTCCAAAAATACCCGAAAAGACTTAACCTGGGTCATGGAACGGTTTGAAACTCCGCTGAATGACTATGTGCGCAAGGGCGGCCATGTTTTCGGCATCTGCGGCGGATACCAGATGCTGGGACAATGGGTAAAAGATCCAAACGGGCTGGAAGGTTCCCCGGGACAGACCCGGGGACTGGGACTGCTGCCGGTCCAAACCCTGCTGCAATCCCCCAAAACCACCACATTAAGCGAGTTCAGATGGGGCGATGCCTATGGCAGAGGATATGAAATTCACATGGGTGCCACGCAGCTGACCGGCGGCGTTCCGTTTATCCGCATTGTTTCCAGAAATGGCATCCCCGTAAAAGAAACCGACGGATGCCTGGCAGACAATGGTCAAGTGGCCGGTACTTATGTTCACGGATTTTTTGATTTCAACACCATTATCAAAAAATGGTTTGATTTAATCGGATTGGCTCATCCTTTGGATTTTTCAATTGACGCAGCCATTGAAAAAGACAAGGATTACGATCATCTGAAAAAACATATGGAAACCTATCTGGATCTGGAAGCGCTGATTTAAAAAAACAGGGCAATACAATGACTTGATTGTTTCAATGATTCAACATGATCTGAAACAATGGAGAATGCACCGCGCCTTGCGGTTGAAGCCGGCTTTTGTACAAGACAAGGCGGTTAACCGGAAACGCATGCGAAGAGTTGCTTTCAAAACGCTTGATCACAGAAATCATATCATGCGGCCGGACCGGTTTTTTAATACGCGCCAGAGTAATATGCGGAAAAAATGGCCGGGATTGCGCCGGAATACCCATGGGGTGAAGCTTTTTTTCCAAATCCGTCACAACCTGCATCAGATGTTCTGTCTGTTCATGAATACTGATCCATACGATCCGGGCGTTTCTGACATTAGGAAAGACACCGATACCCCCGGCTGTCAGAGTAAATGCCGGATATGCGCCGGAAAATGCCGCCATGACAGATTGAAGGGGTATCAGCAACTCCCTGGGGATCGGACCTAAAAATTTCAGTGTCAAATGAAATCTCTCCGGATTGGGCCAGGCAGCAAGCCATCCGGCTGATTTAAGTTCCGACTGGATATCTGATAAAAACCGTTTGACAGCATCCGGCAACGGTATGGCAATAAACGTCCGGACAACATCTGACGATTCAGCCATGACGCTTGTTTTTGAATCCCAGAAGCACCCGGTAGGGTCCCGGTGTTCCCTGGGGAACAAATGCCACACGATCCTGATCTTTGAGAACCGTTGAAAAAGGCTGGACACGGCCGTTCACAAACACCACTTCCACATCCTCGGGGGTCAGCTGCATCTGCTGCACCAGCATTTCAGCGGTGGTACCATCCGGAATGGACAATGAGACATTGGAAAAAGGCAGATTATTCTGCTGAAGTTTTTTTTGTAAAAATGAAAATGCATTAAACGTAATTGTCGGCATGATTATTCTCCTTTTGATTCATTTTATCCAATGCCTGAAATATTCTCAATTGAAAAAATATGAAACTTCTGCCTATATGTAACAAATGCGTCTTCGTTTGATCATAATGATTCTGGCAATCTTTGCTTTTTTATCCGTATCCACGGGAGGATGGCTGTTTTATTATTCGTTTCGTAAAGCCAGCATTCAGACCGGGGAAACCCAGGCGGTTGCACAGCTGAAACTGCTGACCGACCAGTTGGCGACGTCCCTGTCTGAACACATCAAATCCGTTCGTGTGCTGTCCCGGATCAAAGAACTGGAAACCGTTCTTGTGGACACAAACCTTGAAACCCTTTTCAAAGCCAACCAGATTCTGGATATGTTTACCCGATCCCTGGAACTGGATGTCAGCTATCTGATGGACCTGAAGGGCAATACCATCTGTTCGAGCAACCGGAATCAGTTCGACAGTTTTGTGGGCCATGATTTTTCTTTCAGACCCTATTTCACATCCGCCATCCAGGGGCAACCGGACAGTTACCTCGCCCTTGGCGTCACTTCCATGAAACGGGGGGTCTATTACAGCCATCCGGTGTATCATCCCGAGAAACAGGAAATCATCGGAGTGGCCGTGATAAAATCTTCCATTGAGTTTCTGGAAACCACTTTGTTTTCCAACCCGGAACATCTGCTTTTCTTTGTCAGCCCCAATGGCATCATTTTCATCAGCAATCAATCCCGATACCGGTTTAAACTGCTGTGGCCTGTGGACAATGAAACAAAAGACCAGATTGTCCAGTCCCGTCAATTCGGCAACGGCCCCTGGGGCTGGTCCGGATTCCGCCGGACACAGACCAAAGACCGGGTCACGGATCAAAACAAAGAGGCATATCTATATACCTCTTTGTCAGTACCCCGGTATCCTGACTGGCGCGTGGTGTCTTTGAAAAACAAAAAACTGCTTGAAAAGCAGTTCTCCGCCCCGTTCATCAAAGGGATCGGCCCGGGGGTGATCTTTATTACCAGTCTGGCGGGCATCCTGGTTTTTTTTCTGTATCAACAGGCCGCCAAAGAAATCAGTCAGCGAAAAACAGCCGAGGAAAAACTGCGGATCAGTGAGGAGAGATATCGACATATTTACCATAAAACGCCGATCATGCTCCATTCCATTGATACCAAAGGAAGAATTATCCGGGTGTCCGATCACTGGGTGGATGTCATGGGATATGATCGAGATGAGGTCATCGGCCGGCATTTGACGGATTTTTTCACTCCGGAATCCAAAAAATTTGCCTTGTCAAAGGTCTTTCCCCAATTTTTCAACACCGGGTTTTTCAAAGATATCCCCTATACCTATGTGAAAAAAAGCAAAGATAAAATGGATATTCTTCTTTCCAGTTACGGGGTCAGAGATGAGACGGGCCGGGTAGTTCGTTCTTTGGCAGTAAGTGTGGATGTGACGGAAAAAAACCGAACCCAGAAAGATCTGGAACATGCCAAGGAAAAACTGGCCCGATACTCCCATGATCTGGAAAAACAGGTGCGCCTGAGAACGGCACAACTGGAAAAAGCCCAGAGCAGCCTGAAAAATTTATCCAAAAACATCATTGCTTCCCAGGAACGGGAAAAAGAACAGGTGGCCCGGGAGCTTCATGACCATCTGGGGCAGGTATTGACCGCATTACGCATCGATGTGATGTGGGTGAAAAACCATTTTACATCTTCTCCGGATCAGGCCGTGGACCGGGCCGAAAAAATGAGTCTGCTCATTGACAAAACCATTCAGGACGTCAGGGATATGGCTTATCGGCTCCGCCCCAGGGTGCTGGATGACCTGGGCTTGTCAGATGCACTGGAATCTTTGGTATCTGATTTTGAAAAACGATCCAATGTCTCCTGTGTCTTTCGCCGGGATGTCATCCCGCAGATCGATAAAACGCTGGCCACCGCCCTTTACCGAATCGGCCAGGAAGCGGTCACCAATGCCATCCGCCATGCAAAAGCCACCACCATCATTGTTGAATTGAGAACCGATGCCAAAGGGCTGGTATTGACGGTGGAAGACAACGGTATCGGCTTTAATCCAGACGAAAGCAGAACCGGCTTCGGACTGGAAGGCATGATGGAACGGGCCAATCTGGCAGGCGGATGGCTGGACATTACGTCGCAAATAGGCAGCGGAACCCGAATCACCTGCAAGGTAAACGTGGAGGGATGGTCATGATCACTGTGTTGCTGGCCGACGATCACAGTATTGTCAGAGACGGATTGCGGCGGGTTCTGGAAGACAGCTCCGACATCAAGGTCATTGCCGAAGCGTCCGATGGAGAAACCGCTTTTGATCTGGCCATGACAAAACAACCGGATGTGGCTGTTATCGACATATCCATGCCCGGCATGGATGGGCTGGAAGTGGTGGCGCGCATGAACAGTTACTGCCCCAAAATCCCGGTACTTATTTTAACCATGCATGAGGAAGAACAATATGTGATCCGGGCCATGGAAGCCGGCGCCATGGGATATGTCACCAAACAGTCCGCACCCGAGCAGCTGGTGGCGGCAGTGAAAAAAATTCATTCCGGGGGTCGGTATCTGACGGAAAAAGCCAGTGAAGCCTTGGCCCTGCGTTTCATTCGGGGCGACAAAAACAAACACGCCATGGAATCTTTATCCATGCGCGAACTCCAGGTATTGCGCAAACTGGCCACGGGAAGTACGAACCGGGAAATTGCCATTACTTACAATATCAGTGTTAAAACCGTGGATACTTATCGGTCCAGGCTCTTGAAAAAACTGAACCTGAGAAACAACGCGGATCTGTCCAGATATGCCATACAGAATCGCCTGGTGGAATTTTAATCCGACAGATTCAGCCGGGAAAAATTGGTGAAGATTTTATTTAACGTGGATTTACACTGGGCCATCTCCTCGTGAGAAATCCCCTGTTCCGCTTCCACAAGCATCTCCATGACCATGGCAATTAAATCATCCCGAAAAGATTTGGCTTTGTGTGTCAGATAAACCAGTTTGCTGCGCTTGTCGGACCGGTCCGGCACACGAAGCACGATATTCTTTTTTTCCAGCACATTGAGCAACCGGGTGATGGCTGCCTTGTCCTTGACCGACACGTTGGAAAGTTCCTGCTGGGTTTGTCCGTCTTTTCGGTATAAATGAACCAGAATGCTCCATTGTTCATAACTGACATCAAATCCGGCATCTGCAAATTTTTTGGTCAGCCGTTTAATGATGGCCCGGGAAGTTCTGCCCACCAGATAGGCAATGGATGTGTCAATAACCCGTTCAAATGTTTCCAGTTCCAGCGTATCCGAAGGGGAAGCCGTAAATTCAGGTACCAATTGAGTCTGTTTCATGTCTATTTTTTCCATTACCGTGGTAATTGTCAGCGATTTTGGTAAGTTTGGACTTAATATGACTGAAAAAAGTTGATATGGCAACTAAATTTTGCTCGCCAGAACAATGGGCATAAAAAAAGCCGCTTCCCCCGGAAGCATGGATCGCTCGAGGAAAACGGCTTTTTGCCGGACAAAAACAGGCCGGATCAGGCAGCTGATTTTCTGGAAAACAGATTTTTCAAAGAAGAAATCCAGATTCCGCTGAGAAACCAGGAATAGATATATGTACCGATAATAATGGCAACAAACGCTTTGACAATGTCCATGGGGCTGCCGTCCAGGGAGAATCCGGGCACGTATCCGAAAAGAAGGGGGCCCAGATAAAGAAATTTGGCAAATTTAAAAGAGGTAAACGCGGTTTTCCACATATTGGCTTTAGCAATAGTGGCACCGGCAAACGCGGCAATGCACACCGGTGGGGTGATATTGGAATCCTGGGACAGCCAGTATACGATCATATGAGCCGCCAGCTCGTTCACGCCCAGGTGGGTCAGGGCCGGCACCGCCACCACGGCAGTCACCAGATACGCGGCCGTCACCGGAACCCCCATGCCCAGCACCAGAGAGGCCAGGGCCACCAAAAGAATGGTGAGCAGCAAAGACCCGCCTGCCAGATCGATCATAATGTCGGCAAAGGTCAGAATCAGGCCGGAAAACGTCAATACCCCGATAATAATCCCGATGACGCCCACGGTGGCACCGATTTTCAGACTGTTTTCTGTGCCTTCCCGGGCCGCTTCCACAAACCGCTTAGGGCCGATGCGGGTTTCCTTTCTCACCCATGAGATCGCAATACAGGTGATCAGACCCAGAATCGCGGAATAGGCCGGAGAAAATCCATACAGCATGAACACCGTGATAATCACCAGCGGCATAATGTAAAACCACTGCTTCTTGAAAATTTCCATGGCACTGAATTTGGATTTTTCCCCCACCACGTTGTCTTTTTTGGCTTCATAATGCACCATGACAAACACGGAAAAAAAATACATAAAAGCCGGAAATATGGCCACCAGCATGATGTGGGAATAAGGCAGCCCGGTCAGTTCCGCCATGATAAAACCGCCGGCCCCCATGATGGGCGGCATGAACATCCCGCCGATTGACGCGGCCGGTTCGATAGCACCGGCCACATGGGGCCGGAATCCGGCTTTTTTCATCATGGGAATGGTGAACATGCCCGTGGACACGGTATTGGCAATGGCACTGCCGGAAATGGAGCCGAACAGGCCCGAAGCGATGACCGATACTTTTCCGGGACCTCCGATGCGGTGGCCCACCGCCGCCAGGGGCCAGTCAATGAAAAATTTCTGGGCCCCGGATTTTTCCAGAAACGCGCCGAACAGCACAAACAAGATCACATAAGTGGCCAGCACACTGGCCATGATCCCGAACACCCCATCACTTTTATAGAAGATACTGACACACAACTCCGTGAACGGGGCCCCGGCATGGGAGATCAGATCCGGGGCCTTGTATCCGTAAACCCCGTAAACCAGAAACACCACCCCCATGATGACAAACACGTTGCCCACCACCCGCCGGGCCAGCTCGATCCCGATAAGCACCCCCACAATGGCGAAAACTGCATCCACCGGGGTTTCTGCCCCGGTCCGGTAGTTGATAGCCTCAAACATGATAATCCAGTATCCGACACAGACAACCGACAAAACAATCAGAATATAGTCCAGAATCCGGCCAATCGTGGTTTTTGCCTTATAGAGCAGGAAGACCAGCACATACGTTATGATAACATACACACCCCGGTGATACTGAGTGGCCATGGGCTGGACCACGGCCGCCCATGCGTAGAACAGCACCAGTGTCACCGCACAGATATCAAAAAAAATTTTCTCGAATCGATTTAATTTATGGTACACAATCCGCTTTCCTATTTGCTGATATGGTTGTCACAGGCATACCGGTCCAAAAAAAATTACCGGACACCAGACGTCCTTGTCCCGTGTCCGGTATTTCTAATAAAAAGGGTCAGGCTGCTGTATTACAAAACCCCTTTTTCTTTCCAGAATTTCTCAGCACCCGGATGAAACGGGGTGACGACGCCGGTGGGGCCGGATTCAATAGACATGCTTTTAAACGTTTTTTTCTGGGAAACCATATGGGCCAGTCCCTCGTCGGTATAGATGAGAGACAGCATCTCATAGACGGCATCGGCAGACACATCTTTGTTGGCCACCCACAGTGCGGCATCCTGAAACGAACTCACATCATAGTCCACTCCTTTATAGGTGTTGGCAGGAATGGTGACCTTGGCAAAATATGGATATTCCTTGTAAAATCCGGAAGATACTGCATCCTTGTCCAGATCGACCATGTCAATGTCATTGGTCTGGGCCGCCATCATGACCGCGCCGGTGGGATATCCCACAAACAGCCAGAATGCATCCAGCTGGTTGTTGCCGAAAGCCTGGGCCGCATCGTTATACCCCATGGCATTTCTTTCAATTTTATCCCAGATCCCCATATGGGTGAAAAACAGCTCACAGTTGGCAAATGCACCGGATCCGGCATTACCCACACCCACTTTTTTGCCTTCCAGGTCTTTGACACTTTTAATCCCTGACCCGGCTTTGACCACCAGCTGGGCCGGAGCGCCATACAGGAATGCCACAGCCATGACGTTTTCATATTTTTTGGGGTCATTTTTCATCTTGCCGTTCCGGCCCTGATACACATGGCCGGAATAGACCACGCTCATCTGCTGACGGCCGGCATCGGTTTTTCTCAAATTTTCCACAGAACCGGCGGAAGACTGGGCCTGAACCCGGATATCAGACAGTTCTTTGATGGGGTCATACACCTGGATGGCATTGGCCACCACCTGAAAGGTTCCGCCGGCAGGACCGCCGCCGAACACGATTCTTTCCTTGGCCAGCGCAGTCTGGGAACATACCATGGAAACGACTGCAATCATTCCAATGAATAAAAGATGCCTTGCTTTCATACAATCCTCCTTGAATAATACGGGTTAAAAAAACGATCACATATTTTTTTATTCATACGACTCTATCAAGGGGAAAGTAAAGGATCAATTGGAAGATTTCTGATTATGCTGTAGTAATTTTTCTTACAATCTCAGGATATCAGACAGATCACGCGTGAACAGGGTAAGCCTCAGATTCCTGGAATGTATCAAAAGAAATCAGGCGAACACCTGATCAATGCGAGAAAAAAGATGAGAAAAGCGCTGCCCGTTTCGAGAATGGGTTTTGTAATAATTCAAACAGGTTTCAACGGTTGCCACTACCTGGTCATGGGAATGAAGGCCCGGCATTTCCATGGCCAGCCGGGGATGCCGGCCCAGCCGTCCCCCCAGCAAAATGCGGAATCCGGACTGAACCGGTTCAAGGGTTCGGCCCGGGCAGACATGAACACATTGGCCGCATCTCTGGCATAAATTCATATCAATGACCGGTGTTTTATTTCCATCTGATGTGTCTGTCAACCGAATCGCCCGGTCCGGACATTTTCGGACACAGGCGTTACAGCCGGTACATGCCGCATCTCCCACCCCCGGGACCACCGCACCGATGATACCGATATCTGCGATCTGGGGGCGGGAACAGGCATTGGGGCAATCACTGAGCACAATGCGTAATTCATGATGGGGCCGGATCTTCCCGTTGGTAGATGATTTTAGAAATCCCGGAATATCCGCCTGTGTCAACAAAAAGGTCAATTTCCTTGCCAGATCCGCTGTGGATAAAGCGACATGGGGACACCCTTTGCTGCCGAAACACACAGACACATCATACCCGGTCACCGGCTTTTTTTGGCCGGTCTTTGTCATGAAAGGATCTCGCCCCGGGCGCTGATCGTTACCTGTGAAAAAGGGATATCCATGCCGCTGTTTTCCAGTGCTTTCTGAATAATATGAGGCAGTCCGGAACAACAGGGGACTTCCATGATCACGGCGGTAATGCTTTTAATGCCGGATTTTTTAAACACATCCGTCAATTTATCCACATATCCCTGGGTATCGTCAAATTTGGGACACCCGATCATCACTGCTTTGCCTGCCAGAAAATCCCTGTGAAACGACGGATAAGCCACGGGCACACAATCGGCGGCAATCACCAGGTCCGCATCTTTCAAAAACGGCGCGCCGGCCGGTACCAGGCGAATCTGAACCGGCCAGTGTCCCAGAGCGGAAGGACCGCCGGAACCGGTCACCCGGGGCTGATTGGCACAGTCGCATGACGTGTCGGAAAAGGTTTTCAAGGCTGCGGACGGGCAGCCGCCGGTCATGGCCGGTTTTCTCTGACCTGTCGATTTTTCAGCCTGGGCCTGTTGTTTGAGCAGTTCATGAACCGCTGCCTCATCAAATTCTTCGGCTTCTCTTTCCACAATATGCAATGCATCCCGGGGACATTCGCCCAGACAGGCCCCTAATCCGTCACAATACTTGTCTGAAATGACACGCGCTTTGCCGTTCACAATCTGAATGGCGCCTTCTGCACAAGACGGCACACAATTGCCGCACCCATCACATTTTTCATCATCGATTTCAATTATTTTTCTAAGTACTTTCATGATTCTGTTCCTTTATAATTATGTATCGGTTATACGCTGTGGATTATCATCCTTTTTGAATCAAAATCTGGCGAGCCAGGTCTTTTCCCGCATCCGTCAGATAAATGCCATCGATTTTCCGGGCCAGGGTGTCTGCATCGATCTGCTCTTTTCCCCGGCAGTCTTCCATATTGGCCAGAATATCCGCATCATAGACCGTTTTAAAATTAATGGTTTCCGAATTTTTGGGATGATGATGGTGTGAAATGATGTCACACACCTCGGTGATCAGCTTTTCCTTGGCTCCCAGATCTTCCAGAATTTTTCCGGCCACGGGCGGACCTTCGATGTGCTGATATTTTGCTTCGGCGGACCCATATTTTTTTTCCGCATTTTTGATGCCGATATCATGGAGATACGCGGCACAAAGCACCACCGCCAAATTGGCTTTTTCTTTTTTACCAATTTTCTCCGCATACCGGGCCACCCGCCCGGCATGGCCGATCCGTTTGAAATCCGTACCAAAATACTGTTTCATCTTCACCGCCACCCGATCTTTCAACAGATCTTCCTGCTGGGCCACAAACTCTTCCGGTAATGTGCCCAGGCATTGTTCAGCATACTTGCAATATGCCGCACACCCGAAATCCATTTTCGGATTCACAATTTTCTTGTGGCAGTGACCGCATCGCCGGGTGGCATCATCCTTGAAAAATTCCATGGGATGTCCGCATTCCGGACATTGGGTTTCAAAAATCGCGTTCTGGTCCCAGTACTGGGTATCTTGTCCCGGACATTTCATACGCCACCTTCCTTCTTATTATTGATTTGTTTATCGATTCATTCATCCGGCAATCTGCTTTACAATCTGATGCAAACCTACTATAAAACGAAATGAAATACCTTGATCTGAATCAAGGGGATCATTTATTTTTGGCGATTTTTAAAAAAGTGTCAATGGCCGCGGATCGTTAATCAAAAATACAGGAGCTGTGACCGGTATCGATATTTTAAAGACCATTCCCCTTTTTTCCGGATTGTCCGATGATCAGTTGAAAATCCTATCCAGCATTGCCGTCCGACTGACTTTCAAACGTGGAGACATGATTTTTCACGACGGTGACAAAGGCGATGGCATCTATATTGTCGAAACCGGAAAAATAAAAGTCTTCAAGCTGTCTTTGGATGGCAAAGAACAGATTCTCCATATTTTCGGCCCGGGTCACACGTTCGGAGAAGTGCCGGTATTTCAGGGCAAGAGCTTTCCCGCTTCATCCATGACCCTGGAACCCTCGGATATTATTTTTTTACCCCGAGACCGGTTTGTTGAACTGATTACCACCACTCCGGCCCTGAGCATGAACATGCTGGCCGATCTTTCCAGACGGCTGCGGGCCTTTACCATCCAGATCGAAGCGCTGAGCCTCAAGGAGGTGCCGGCCCGGCTGGCTGCATACATATTGACATTATCCAAAGAACAGAAAAACCCTGTCCGGGTCCGTCTTCCCATCTCCAAAGCCCAGCTTTCCAACCTTATCGGCACCACACCGGAAACCATCTCCAGAATGCTCAAAAAAATGGGGGATACCGGTTTGATACTAGTGCAGACAAAGACCATCGACATTCTGGACAAAGAAGGCCTGATAGAACTGTCTGAATCCGGCCGGTTACAATAACCTGTTCCCCGGAAGTAAAAACCGTTTTTTTATACTGGACTAAAATTTATTGTCATGGCATAACTGAAAAATACAGATGTTTTGATTTCCGGGGCACGGGTCACTTGGGACTGAAAAACATCGTCACAAAAAAAATCACAGATACTGGACAAAACCGTTCAGAAAAATCATTGTCACATGTCCAACAATCTTGCCAAGGAGGAAACATGGGAAAGTTATTGAGAATCAACACCAAAGAAAAAACATTCAACTTTGAAGAGACACCGGATACCTATGCCGGCTTAGGCGGAAGAGCCCTGACATCCAAAATGATTCTGGATGAGGTCCCGGCCACCTGCCATCCGTTGGGAAAAAACAACAAACTCATCTTTGCTCCCGGGGTCCTGTCCGGATCTCCGGCCGCAGATTCCGGAAGGCTTTCCGCCGGCGCCAAATCGCCGTTAACCGGCGGAATCAAGGAAAGCAACGCCGGAGGACTTGTGTCCCAGAAACTGGCAAAACTGGGAATCACCGCCCTGGTTCTGGAAGACAAACCCGAAGGCAACGATTACAGCCTGATCAAAATTGACAAAGACGGTGTTTCCATTGAATCCGCAGACGATCTGGTCAAAAAAGGCAATTATGCGGTCATGGAAACCCTGTGGAACAAATACGGTAAAAACGTCGGCGTCTTAAGTATCGGCCAGGCCGGTGAACAATGCCTGAAAGGCGCGTCCATCAACCAGGCGGACATGAACGGCCGTCCCGGACGGGCACATGGCAGAGGGGGCTTAGGTGCGGTCATGGGATCCAAAAAAATCAAGGCCATCGTGGTGGATGATTCTGGTGCGCCCCGGGTGGAAATCAAGGATCCGGATGCGTTCAAGGCCGCCAACAAACGATGGGTGGAAATGCTGAGAAACCATCCGGTCACCGGTGAAGGCCTGCCGGCTCTGGGCACGGCCGTACTGGTGAATGTCATCAACGAAGCCGGGACCCTTCCCACCAAAAACTTCAGATCCGGCCGGTTCGACCATGCCCAGGCCATTTCCGGCGAAACCATGGCGGAAACCATTGAAAAACGCAACGGCATCACCACCGAAGCCTGTCATCCCGGATGTGTGATCAAATGCTCCAATGTCTATCACGGCAAAGACGGCAATTTCCTGACCTGCGGGTTTGAGTATGAAACCATCTGGGCCTTCGGTGCCCACACCACCATCCAGGATATGGATCAAATTGCCACTCTGGATAAAATGTGTGATGATTTCGGTTTAGACACCATTGAAACCGGGGTCACCATCGGTATTGCCATGGAAGGCGGGATGATTCCCTGGGGTGACGGCCAGGCCGCCATTGACCTGCTGTCCAAAGTGGGGGAATACGCACCCGAAGGCAAAATCATCGGAAACGGGGCCTTGTTCACCGGGGACGCTTTGGGCGTGGACCGGGTTCCGGTGGTGAAAAAACAGGCGTTGCCGGCCTATGATCC is a genomic window containing:
- a CDS encoding aldehyde ferredoxin oxidoreductase family protein, whose product is MGKLLRINTKEKTFNFEETPDTYAGLGGRALTSKMILDEVPATCHPLGKNNKLIFAPGVLSGSPAADSGRLSAGAKSPLTGGIKESNAGGLVSQKLAKLGITALVLEDKPEGNDYSLIKIDKDGVSIESADDLVKKGNYAVMETLWNKYGKNVGVLSIGQAGEQCLKGASINQADMNGRPGRAHGRGGLGAVMGSKKIKAIVVDDSGAPRVEIKDPDAFKAANKRWVEMLRNHPVTGEGLPALGTAVLVNVINEAGTLPTKNFRSGRFDHAQAISGETMAETIEKRNGITTEACHPGCVIKCSNVYHGKDGNFLTCGFEYETIWAFGAHTTIQDMDQIATLDKMCDDFGLDTIETGVTIGIAMEGGMIPWGDGQAAIDLLSKVGEYAPEGKIIGNGALFTGDALGVDRVPVVKKQALPAYDPRTCKGVGVTYATTPMGADHTAGYGVTANILSVGGTIDPHKNEGNIELSQGLQIATAAVDAAGLCLFVAFAVLDNEDGLPTIAQMLNARYGLNLTPDDILELGKSILRNEKEFNKKAGFTEIDDQLPEMFNEPVPPHNVPWDFTIEDLQKTLNF